Below is a genomic region from Candidatus Neomarinimicrobiota bacterium.
GGCAAAATCGGCTCCGCTTTCTTCCGCAAGCTTTGTCCTTTGTATCGTTGAGAGGGTGGAATTAGTGCCTGTCCCCGCAATCAAGGGATATTCGTCTCCGGCTATTGCTCTGGCTCGGGATAACATTGTCGCCAGCTCGTCATTGGTGATAGTGGGCCCTTCTCCTGTAGTACCGGATATAAGTATTGATGAAGTTCCGTTTCGCAAATGAAACTCGATTAACCCGTCAAAGGCAGAGAAGTCTATTGCTCCGTTATCATCGAATGGAGTGACTAAAGCAACAATTGAACCGTATAATTTCTTAATGTCCATCAGTTCCCGTTACGAACTCCATAAACATCTGTTAAATAATCATTGAATTCTAATAATCCGGATCTTCCTTTTAGCCACTCTGCGATAGCTACCGCCCCAACTGCGAACGTGCTTCTATCTTTCATTTCGTGACGGAGTAAGATTGTATCCACATCAGATTCGAACGAGACTTCGTGAACACCCACCACATCGCCAATCCGCTCTGAGGTTATCCGCAAAGCATCATTAGAGATCGTCTCTGTCGGGGAACCGGTAAAAAGGGATTTCTTTGAAGTGGATTGTGATATTATATCTTGGGCGATTATTAGCGCCGTACCGCTCGGGCTGTCAAGTTTCTTTACATGATGGGTTTCTCTTAGGGTAACATCGTACTCTCCGGCGCCGTCAAGCAATTTTGTTGCGTTCTTTATTATCAGCCTGAAAAGATTGACACCGATTGAAAAATTAGCAGCAACGAAGAGAGCGCTCTCCAATTTGTCTTTATAGCTGCTGAGGATGTCATTGTCCCAGCCCGTAGTTCCGATAACAATATTTACCTTAGCATCAGCAGCAATGGCAATGGAGGTTGGTACGGCATCAGGGAGAGAGAAATCAATCAGACATTCTATCTGCTCAATTTGATCGGCAGAAATAAGCGGATCTTTCGAATCGAAATGTTTTATAACATTATGTCCTCTTTTGTTCGCCGCTTCGGAAGTAAGTTTACCCATTGTGCCATTACCTATGAGACCGATATTCATTTTCTTTCCATAAGCTTTGCATCTGCCGCGGAATATTCTCTCAGCATGCTGTGTAAGGCATTATTTACTTGTTTAAAGTTATCCTTTTGAATCACTAAAATAATCATATCAGATGAAGAAGAAGAGATCAGCACCTTTGCGTTATGCGCATCTAAAGTATCTGAGATCAATTTTATCAAGCGGTCATCAGATAAAGATTTATGGATTATTCCTATCATGGAAACATCTTTATTCCATGAGATATTTTCAATTCCTCGTAATTGACGAGAAGCTTGCTTCATTTTTAACTTATTAGTTATGAAATATTGAATCTGTTCCATACTGCTTTCAATTGGTACATACGCAATGTCCCTTTTGCTTAAAATAATACCGATTTCATCTGATTCCGCAGGATCGCTCCCATTTGAAGGATGTTTTGAAATTAAAATACCATCCGGATGACCCACAACGAAATATTCATGTTCCAGATCGTCATTATGGGTGTCTTCTATTGTAGTACCGTCATCTTCCGGTTTGTGAAGATTTAATATCCTCAGAGGGATATCCCTTCCGATTAAAGGTTGAATGGCATTTTTATGAAGAATTCTTGAGCGCAGGAATGTGAGTTTTTCGATATATTCATATGATATTCGGCTAACTGTTTTAGAGTCCGGCACAAGATTAGGATCAGCTGTCATAACGCCCGGGACTGTTTTATACAATTCAACCCTGTCAGCATCAATGCAGGCGCCTATGAAAGTTGCGGTCAGATCCGAACCTTCGTAGCCTAAAGTTGTGGTCATTCCGGATGGAGTTGAAGCTATAAAACCCTGTGTGACAGCCAATTTATTTTCTTTTCGGCATCTTTCCACTTCTTGTTTCACGAGTCCGACCGAATTATTGAAATCAGGTCGAGCGAACCGATGTTTCTCGTCACCGATTATCATTTCACGAGCATCAAGCCAATTGCATTCCACCCCTTCATTATTAAGGATATAAAAAATAATTCTGCTTGTGATAAGTTCTCCCTGCGAGACAATATGATCCCTATCGGCCGATT
It encodes:
- the dapB gene encoding 4-hydroxy-tetrahydrodipicolinate reductase yields the protein MNIGLIGNGTMGKLTSEAANKRGHNVIKHFDSKDPLISADQIEQIECLIDFSLPDAVPTSIAIAADAKVNIVIGTTGWDNDILSSYKDKLESALFVAANFSIGVNLFRLIIKNATKLLDGAGEYDVTLRETHHVKKLDSPSGTALIIAQDIISQSTSKKSLFTGSPTETISNDALRITSERIGDVVGVHEVSFESDVDTILLRHEMKDRSTFAVGAVAIAEWLKGRSGLLEFNDYLTDVYGVRNGN
- a CDS encoding aspartate kinase yields the protein MIVMKFGGAALQNPQSIKKVTSIIKASLSENPVVVFSAFGKSTRMLEELFKLCRKGDLEAAYNLIDNNFLPLAQSLFEGELSAKYETECGNDLIKRIEDLKNYISSTEREWKSADRDHIVSQGELITSRIIFYILNNEGVECNWLDAREMIIGDEKHRFARPDFNNSVGLVKQEVERCRKENKLAVTQGFIASTPSGMTTTLGYEGSDLTATFIGACIDADRVELYKTVPGVMTADPNLVPDSKTVSRISYEYIEKLTFLRSRILHKNAIQPLIGRDIPLRILNLHKPEDDGTTIEDTHNDDLEHEYFVVGHPDGILISKHPSNGSDPAESDEIGIILSKRDIAYVPIESSMEQIQYFITNKLKMKQASRQLRGIENISWNKDVSMIGIIHKSLSDDRLIKLISDTLDAHNAKVLISSSSSDMIILVIQKDNFKQVNNALHSMLREYSAADAKLMERK